The Methanothrix soehngenii GP6 genome has a window encoding:
- a CDS encoding Na+/H+ antiporter subunit E gives MKKESMAFSIALTFCVMFAFWMLLSAWTVYLLEPYDLLKVSSRGILAALIVSFLTYEIFVPSRGENVLLKIRRLIPYIGWELWQIYLATIDVTKRVLGILPVDPRIIEFDTTLRSDFALVTFANSITLTPGTITIDIEPEKGRYIVHAIAKEPAESLTVDQTMQKKVGHVFMEE, from the coding sequence ATGAAAAAAGAAAGCATGGCCTTCTCAATTGCCCTGACTTTTTGCGTCATGTTCGCATTCTGGATGCTCCTATCTGCCTGGACCGTTTATCTTCTCGAACCCTACGATCTCTTAAAAGTATCGTCAAGAGGTATATTGGCAGCATTGATTGTCTCATTCCTCACCTACGAGATCTTCGTGCCCAGCCGAGGCGAGAATGTGCTCTTGAAGATACGAAGATTAATTCCTTATATCGGATGGGAGTTATGGCAAATTTATCTGGCCACTATTGATGTGACAAAACGTGTCCTGGGCATTCTGCCGGTAGACCCCAGAATCATAGAATTTGATACAACTCTGAGAAGCGACTTCGCCCTAGTCACATTTGCAAACTCCATCACATTGACTCCAGGGACAATAACCATAGATATCGAGCCTGAGAAAGGGAGATACATAGTGCATGCCATTGCCAAAGAGCCTGCAGAATCTCTTACCGTAGACCAGACCATGCAAAAAAAAGTGGGTCATGTCTTTATGGAGGAATAA
- the mnhG gene encoding monovalent cation/H(+) antiporter subunit G, whose translation MLAIDLVATMFLAAGAFFMIIGTAGLLRFPDFYTRLHATGKCDTLGQILIIVGCMTYEGLSFITIKLIFVSAFYLLVGPTGTHALMKAAYASGLPVWRKGDKRM comes from the coding sequence ATGCTTGCGATAGACTTGGTAGCTACAATGTTTTTGGCGGCAGGAGCCTTCTTCATGATAATTGGAACAGCGGGGCTGTTGAGGTTTCCTGATTTCTATACCAGGTTGCATGCTACGGGAAAATGCGACACACTTGGACAGATCCTCATAATAGTAGGTTGCATGACCTATGAAGGATTGAGCTTTATCACGATTAAACTGATCTTCGTGTCGGCTTTTTACCTGTTGGTCGGTCCTACAGGTACGCATGCCTTGATGAAAGCTGCATATGCTAGCGGCTTGCCGGTTTGGAGGAAGGGCGACAAGAGGATGTGA
- a CDS encoding monovalent cation/H+ antiporter complex subunit F, whose product MIIPFLVVGIIIASTILVCSYRAIYGPGTFNRIVAANVIGTKAIVLLIVVGYIIERPEFIDIALMYAVIAFIGTIIIAKYAERGELCLR is encoded by the coding sequence ATGATTATCCCATTTCTTGTCGTTGGAATTATAATAGCGAGCACAATTCTAGTGTGCTCGTACAGAGCTATCTATGGACCGGGGACGTTCAACCGTATCGTTGCTGCGAATGTGATAGGCACGAAGGCGATTGTGCTCTTGATCGTGGTGGGCTATATCATCGAAAGACCGGAATTCATCGACATTGCACTCATGTATGCTGTAATTGCATTTATTGGAACGATAATTATCGCCAAATATGCAGAAAGAGGAGAACTATGCTTGCGATAG